The following are encoded together in the Pseudoalteromonas ruthenica genome:
- a CDS encoding putative bifunctional diguanylate cyclase/phosphodiesterase has translation MLFDSPLHTVVLSLLLALLCVMTFSVISLRRSRKKLARSEQHLKLTLEGSGDILWDWYIKTGEVKRVNDEHANHSATTQSFCIPPNQALIHPQDLPRVQSALRAHLAQKTAFFEANYRLLDQQGQWRWMLDRGKVVEKDAQLQPLRMSGTMKDIDDIKTTEQRLDLFAKCVENLSDAMAIYDHEFKLVDTNPAFTELFSLSQKKHQGLAFTLPGLNTKQISTLKRQVLKHSHIQCEVSVRSQHGKRLAMELSVDPVLNQQGEVDYYIMVYSDLSERKKTEQALNDLSNQDSLTGLANRNQFFVDLDTLMKQDSHHAMMVMDLDNFKKINDSLGHQLGDKLLIKLAQRLSERKRPQDTFYRLGGDEFALVMRGTNDIHTITAISNDFLQTIATPFRMMNHELAITASIGIVLSPEDGVSPQILLKNADTAMYHAKQQGNRYLFFNDAMNHQAVKRLQIENLMRFGLKRDHFEVFYQPKMDIATGQLAGMEALVRFITPKKGLISPGQFIPIAEETGQIIEIGEVVLKKACRDVKRWRDAELFSGRVAVNLSAKQFALPDLTDRIDALLQQYHLPASALELEITEGTVMDSPEQAIAIMHALVGKGIHLAMDDFGTGYSSLAYLKRFPLHTLKIDRAFIVDMVNERGKNMVDSIITIAQNLGLHVVAEGVEEAKQLQQLKQLGCETMQGYYYAKPLSAEQFEAFLLRERSKTQDQHHLSLVQ, from the coding sequence ATGCTGTTCGACTCCCCTTTACACACGGTTGTTTTATCACTACTTCTTGCCTTGCTATGCGTTATGACATTCAGTGTTATTTCGTTGCGCCGCTCACGTAAGAAATTAGCACGCTCAGAACAACACCTAAAACTGACCTTAGAAGGCAGCGGTGACATCCTCTGGGATTGGTATATAAAAACCGGTGAGGTCAAACGCGTTAATGATGAACATGCCAATCACAGTGCAACCACACAAAGTTTTTGCATTCCCCCGAACCAAGCGCTAATACACCCACAGGATTTACCTCGCGTTCAAAGTGCCTTGCGCGCCCACCTTGCACAAAAAACAGCGTTTTTTGAAGCTAACTACCGATTGCTTGACCAACAGGGACAGTGGCGATGGATGCTAGATAGAGGAAAGGTGGTAGAAAAAGACGCCCAACTACAACCGCTGCGTATGAGTGGCACAATGAAAGATATCGACGATATCAAAACCACTGAGCAGCGCTTAGACCTATTTGCTAAATGCGTTGAGAATCTCAGTGATGCGATGGCCATATATGACCATGAATTCAAACTAGTTGATACCAATCCTGCATTCACCGAATTGTTCTCCTTATCTCAGAAAAAGCACCAAGGCTTGGCTTTTACTCTTCCGGGTTTGAATACCAAGCAAATAAGTACACTAAAGCGCCAAGTGCTAAAGCACAGCCATATTCAGTGTGAAGTGTCAGTGCGCAGCCAACATGGCAAAAGATTGGCCATGGAACTGAGCGTGGACCCGGTGCTTAACCAACAGGGCGAGGTAGACTACTATATTATGGTCTACTCCGATTTAAGCGAGCGCAAAAAGACTGAACAAGCCCTCAATGATTTATCTAATCAAGACAGCCTGACTGGGCTTGCCAATCGTAACCAATTTTTTGTCGACCTCGATACCTTAATGAAACAAGACAGCCATCACGCCATGATGGTGATGGACTTGGATAACTTTAAAAAGATTAATGATTCGTTGGGCCATCAATTAGGCGATAAGCTGCTTATCAAATTAGCCCAGCGTTTAAGTGAGCGTAAGCGCCCGCAAGACACTTTTTATCGCCTCGGCGGCGATGAGTTTGCATTGGTGATGCGCGGCACCAACGACATTCATACTATTACCGCGATTAGTAACGACTTTTTGCAAACCATTGCAACACCATTTCGGATGATGAACCATGAACTCGCCATCACCGCCTCTATTGGCATAGTATTGAGCCCAGAGGATGGCGTATCGCCACAAATTCTATTAAAGAACGCCGATACCGCAATGTACCATGCTAAGCAGCAAGGGAACCGTTACTTATTCTTTAATGATGCGATGAACCACCAAGCGGTTAAACGACTGCAAATTGAGAACTTAATGCGGTTTGGTCTTAAACGCGATCATTTCGAGGTTTTTTACCAACCGAAGATGGATATCGCCACTGGCCAATTAGCCGGAATGGAGGCGCTGGTGCGCTTTATAACCCCGAAAAAAGGGTTGATCAGTCCTGGGCAGTTTATTCCCATTGCCGAAGAAACCGGACAAATTATCGAGATTGGTGAAGTAGTATTAAAAAAAGCCTGTCGCGATGTAAAGCGCTGGCGCGATGCCGAGCTATTTTCCGGGCGAGTTGCTGTAAACTTATCGGCGAAACAGTTTGCACTGCCTGATTTAACCGATCGTATCGACGCCCTACTACAGCAATACCACCTTCCCGCCAGTGCTCTTGAGCTGGAAATAACCGAGGGCACCGTAATGGACAGCCCAGAACAAGCAATCGCGATTATGCACGCCCTAGTAGGGAAAGGGATTCACCTCGCTATGGACGACTTCGGTACCGGTTATTCATCGCTGGCCTATTTAAAGCGCTTCCCATTGCACACGTTGAAAATTGACCGCGCCTTTATTGTTGATATGGTTAATGAACGAGGTAAAAACATGGTCGACTCGATTATTACCATAGCGCAAAACTTAGGCCTTCATGTGGTTGCTGAGGGCGTTGAAGAAGCCAAGCAACTGCAACAATTAAAGCAGTTGGGCTGCGAAACAATGCAGGGCTACTACTACGCCAAACCGCTTTCAGCTGAGCAATTCGAAGCATTTTTATTGCGCGAACGCAGTAAAACGCAAGATCAGCATCACTTGTCATTGGTGCAATAA
- a CDS encoding insulinase family protein has translation MNISRNDNRLYQPLTLPNGLRVLLVEDQDSQKAAAALTVNTGHFDDPWHRQGLAHFTEHMLFLGTKDFPASGEFHDFISHHGGSSNAWTGTEHSCYYFDVANEHYYQALTRFSQLFYAPLFNAEEVDKERNAIDAEFKLKIKDDGRRIYQAHKETVNPKHPFAKFSVGNSNTLSDEQNAIRDDLLAFFKQHYQAQWMTLVLSGPHSLSELKQWALELFTPISGTQQPKPAITEPLYREQELGVELHIEPHKHLQKLIISFAMPSIDAFYKHKTVSFLAHLLGYEGPGSLHSLLKNQGWINALSAGGGINGSNFKDFNISLALTDEGIEYYQDIVETVFAYIALIKCHDDKLSPLYRDKQTLLQIAFDNQERVRLLDWVSGISVNMHHYPSEHYLYGDYLMTGFNSQQFAEVLQWLTPQNMRLVLIHPGVEPSRYTKWYNTPYRINALDKDWLTALESIDTPLNTMSLPSTNPYLQRPCVLHELVAPGNKPQKLATHPGLNFWFKQDATYRVAKGHFYLALDSELAVKDVQHMALTRLFADLFIDCVAEQFYPAELAGLNYHISSHQGGLTLHTAGLSSSQLELVQGLLQALFHAGICTKRFAEYKKQLVRHWQSSNQNKPVSEIFSRIGAQIMPWNPTPTELAQALKSTSYMQFKQFRQAFFESVHVEAFLHGNWRPADAYDFLRLVQSHLRTRTSIDSISRPLNEITQVDTHHLKLQCSDNAMVIYYQAETADIKEKVLMMVVNHLINQPYFHQLRTQQQLGYLVGAGYAPFNSRAGLAFYVQSPNVDAHTLLSHHRAFIKQYVQDFAEIDEPHWQQAKHSLYRQIAEKDKNLRLRSQRFWLAISNPGVDFSLQSNLLTTLDAISLEDVQHYMQQLFSPSRARMEWLSDGVKQSQQALEHA, from the coding sequence TTGAATATCAGCCGCAATGATAACAGACTCTACCAACCGCTGACACTGCCCAATGGTCTTAGGGTGTTGTTGGTTGAGGATCAAGACAGCCAAAAAGCCGCTGCGGCACTGACAGTGAATACCGGGCACTTTGATGATCCTTGGCACCGACAAGGGTTAGCGCATTTCACAGAGCACATGTTATTTCTCGGTACCAAAGATTTCCCTGCCTCCGGAGAATTCCACGATTTTATCAGTCATCATGGTGGCAGCAGTAACGCTTGGACTGGCACCGAACACAGTTGCTACTACTTTGATGTCGCCAACGAGCATTACTACCAAGCGTTAACACGCTTCAGCCAGCTTTTTTATGCACCGTTATTTAACGCCGAAGAGGTCGATAAAGAACGTAACGCCATTGACGCCGAGTTTAAACTTAAAATAAAGGACGATGGCCGGCGCATATACCAGGCGCACAAAGAAACGGTGAACCCAAAACACCCTTTTGCCAAGTTCTCTGTGGGCAACAGCAACACATTAAGTGATGAGCAAAACGCTATTCGCGATGATTTGCTGGCTTTCTTTAAGCAACATTATCAAGCCCAGTGGATGACATTGGTATTGAGCGGCCCTCACTCTTTGTCTGAGCTCAAGCAATGGGCTCTGGAGCTATTCACCCCCATCTCTGGCACCCAGCAACCTAAACCTGCGATCACCGAGCCATTATACCGAGAGCAGGAATTGGGGGTTGAGCTGCATATTGAGCCGCACAAGCACTTACAAAAGCTCATAATTAGTTTTGCTATGCCCAGCATTGATGCCTTTTATAAACACAAAACGGTGAGCTTTTTGGCCCACTTATTAGGCTACGAAGGCCCGGGTTCCTTGCACTCACTGCTAAAAAATCAAGGATGGATCAATGCGTTATCCGCAGGTGGAGGCATTAATGGCAGTAACTTTAAAGATTTTAATATCAGCCTCGCACTCACCGATGAGGGCATTGAGTATTACCAAGACATCGTTGAAACGGTGTTCGCCTATATTGCGCTGATAAAATGTCACGACGATAAGCTGTCGCCGCTGTATCGTGACAAGCAAACGTTGTTGCAAATTGCCTTCGATAACCAAGAGCGAGTTCGCTTACTCGATTGGGTCAGCGGTATCAGCGTGAATATGCACCACTACCCCAGTGAGCATTATTTGTACGGTGACTACCTGATGACTGGCTTTAACAGCCAGCAATTTGCTGAGGTACTGCAATGGCTGACTCCCCAGAATATGCGTCTGGTGCTAATCCACCCCGGCGTCGAGCCAAGTCGCTATACAAAGTGGTATAACACGCCGTACCGCATCAACGCCCTCGATAAAGATTGGTTAACCGCGCTGGAGAGTATTGATACGCCACTCAATACCATGTCTCTGCCAAGCACAAATCCCTATTTACAGCGTCCTTGCGTGCTTCATGAATTAGTGGCGCCAGGCAATAAACCACAAAAGCTCGCCACTCATCCAGGACTTAACTTCTGGTTTAAGCAAGATGCGACCTACCGAGTTGCTAAGGGTCACTTTTATCTCGCTTTGGACTCAGAGCTGGCGGTCAAAGACGTGCAGCACATGGCGCTGACTCGTTTATTTGCCGATCTGTTTATTGATTGTGTGGCAGAGCAATTCTACCCTGCTGAGTTGGCTGGACTGAATTACCATATTTCATCGCATCAAGGTGGGCTGACTTTACACACCGCCGGCTTGTCATCAAGCCAACTAGAACTGGTGCAGGGTCTATTGCAAGCCCTGTTTCATGCGGGTATTTGCACGAAGCGCTTTGCTGAGTACAAAAAACAGCTAGTGCGCCACTGGCAAAGCAGTAATCAAAACAAGCCTGTCAGTGAGATTTTCAGCCGTATCGGCGCGCAGATTATGCCTTGGAATCCCACCCCGACGGAGCTTGCTCAGGCACTTAAAAGCACCAGCTACATGCAATTTAAACAGTTCCGCCAAGCGTTTTTCGAATCCGTGCATGTAGAGGCGTTTTTACATGGTAATTGGCGCCCAGCCGATGCCTACGATTTCTTACGTTTGGTGCAATCTCATTTACGTACCCGCACGAGTATCGACAGCATTAGTCGCCCATTGAATGAAATTACGCAAGTCGACACTCATCACCTAAAACTGCAGTGCAGTGACAATGCCATGGTCATTTACTACCAAGCAGAGACCGCAGATATAAAAGAAAAAGTATTGATGATGGTTGTTAACCACCTGATTAATCAGCCCTATTTTCATCAACTGCGTACACAGCAGCAATTAGGTTATTTGGTCGGTGCAGGCTATGCACCGTTTAATTCTCGCGCTGGACTGGCATTTTACGTGCAATCACCCAATGTCGATGCGCACACGTTACTTTCTCATCATCGCGCCTTTATTAAGCAGTATGTTCAGGACTTTGCTGAAATTGATGAGCCGCACTGGCAACAAGCCAAGCACAGCCTCTACCGGCAAATTGCCGAAAAGGACAAAAACCTGCGCTTGCGTTCACAACGCTTCTGGTTAGCAATTAGTAACCCGGGCGTCGATTTTAGCCTGCAAAGTAACTTATTAACGACACTTGATGCTATCTCCTTGGAAGACGTACAACACTATATGCAGCAGCTTTTTTCTCCTTCGCGGGCTCGCATGGAATGGCTCAGTGACGGGGTTAAACAGTCGCAACAAGCCTTGGAACACGCATAA
- the sixA gene encoding phosphohistidine phosphatase SixA, whose amino-acid sequence MKTILIMRHGEAQALQAQDHLRELTQRGRQQADHVGQWLAQRFNPQGLLVSPYVRAQQTAECVKEHCRGFTLEQTCDDIIPSANAKTAVDYLQALTEVHTEIDTWLVVAHMPIVSYMVAEFCPEQMPIFATCGVAHIDYDPATMRARWQALYSPN is encoded by the coding sequence ATGAAAACCATTTTAATCATGCGCCATGGGGAAGCTCAAGCGCTACAAGCGCAGGACCACTTGCGCGAACTGACTCAAAGAGGTCGGCAGCAAGCTGATCATGTAGGCCAATGGTTAGCACAAAGGTTTAATCCACAAGGCTTGTTAGTGAGCCCTTATGTGCGCGCTCAGCAGACTGCCGAGTGTGTCAAAGAACATTGCCGAGGTTTCACCTTGGAGCAAACGTGCGATGACATTATCCCCAGCGCTAATGCGAAAACCGCCGTTGACTACTTACAAGCACTCACCGAAGTTCATACTGAAATAGACACTTGGTTAGTGGTGGCACACATGCCAATCGTCAGTTACATGGTCGCGGAGTTCTGCCCTGAGCAAATGCCCATTTTCGCAACCTGTGGGGTGGCTCATATTGACTATGATCCGGCCACCATGAGAGCGCGCTGGCAGGCGTTATATAGCCCTAACTAG
- a CDS encoding translation initiation factor: MSDNNLVYSTDSGRIRPEKQSEQPDVKLFKDGALRIERQTKGRKGKGVMLVVGIDPNEHDMKKLAKTLKSKMGQGGAVKEGVIEIQGDDRDKLKGLLEAQGFKVKIAGG, from the coding sequence ATGAGCGATAATAACTTGGTTTACTCTACCGACTCTGGCCGCATTCGACCTGAAAAACAAAGTGAACAGCCGGATGTTAAGCTTTTTAAAGACGGTGCACTGCGTATTGAGCGTCAAACCAAAGGACGCAAAGGTAAAGGTGTCATGCTCGTTGTAGGCATTGATCCAAACGAGCATGATATGAAAAAACTGGCAAAAACCCTGAAGTCAAAAATGGGCCAAGGCGGCGCCGTTAAAGAGGGAGTGATTGAGATTCAGGGCGACGATCGCGACAAGCTCAAAGGTTTGCTTGAAGCTCAGGGCTTCAAAGTTAAAATTGCCGGCGGTTAA
- a CDS encoding STAS domain-containing protein, translating to MSLQQHYVEEKQKLVIVIKEKFDFNLVQDFRTAYADVHADTKHVEVDLRETSYMDSSALGMLLNMHKALKGQVEGITISHANPQLKKILQISRFDKKFTID from the coding sequence ATGAGTTTACAACAGCATTATGTTGAGGAAAAACAAAAACTAGTGATAGTGATAAAGGAAAAGTTTGACTTTAATCTTGTGCAAGATTTTCGTACAGCTTATGCAGATGTTCATGCCGACACTAAGCACGTGGAAGTTGACTTGCGAGAAACCAGTTACATGGATAGCTCAGCGTTGGGTATGTTGCTCAATATGCATAAAGCTCTGAAGGGGCAGGTAGAGGGCATTACCATCAGCCATGCAAACCCGCAGTTAAAAAAGATTCTCCAAATTTCGCGTTTCGATAAGAAATTTACCATTGACTGA